In Astatotilapia calliptera chromosome 16, fAstCal1.2, whole genome shotgun sequence, one genomic interval encodes:
- the LOC113007898 gene encoding lactase-phlorizin hydrolase-like isoform X4, translated as MKKLLWVFCLYVFCLRGCQSSEVNGRVDFMLLAGPLTKQVVRSSDRNINDAFDCSHPVPPGSKQYFEYLQSRGMTHFKVPLSWAQLLPTGHPSQPQQAVVRCYQTLLKQLLEAGLQPLVILHGWTVPESLQSRYGGWESQELAQMFQQYAEFAFQEFAPLAHSWLTLDGVWHDGQPAHAPSFLQNFLQLNKNIYQMYHQRFPDKGRRLSIGLRATDMTSLSHIKDSTAMDFLSVHIEYNCVISSNFENELRRIQMSIGNLPILLYKMTAHDCSQSNYQVLGNFLNVLMDNGLNIMGCDMKDVLGKLDMEDALVNYQTVWDKFKSQTTAERDLFLQESFPSGFQWATSSVSFKTEGGWSEGGKGETIWDRFGHEGLAFANQTADLACDSYRKVDYDVYLLRGLQVDTYQFSISWARIFPTGYRQSQSEKGAQYYDQLINALVASGIQPIVTLYHWDLPQALQNYGGWTNASIVEAFKDYADFCFSRFGDRVKIWNTFNSPWVVSHAGYGTGVHAPGVKDYVESSYQVTHNILKSHAEAWHVYNDNYRKTQGGKVGIALNSDWAEPSDPAKPEDVAAADRYLQFMLGWFAHPIFVDGDYPAILKDQVEQKKTACPDSVPAKLPVFTPTESKRILGTADFFGLNHYTSRLVSNSDGGCTPGPDGVGDFHATVDPTWSSTASDWIYPVPWGLRRLLNYIATEYLSANKLPVYITGNGMPTDYSVDSLTDTSRMDYMKSYINEALKATLTDGVDVQRFTVQSLMDGFEANQGYSQRFGLHYVNFEVGSRPRTPKQSAYLYAEIIEQNGFNSQKSKKFKAAERPLTRRLAALPPSEVPSQAKVVWEKFSSQSNFDRKMYHYGTFPEGFSWGISSSAYQIEGGWNADGKGPSIWDTFTQTTNTIPDNANGNVACDSYNRLNEDLYMLRALRVKSYRFSLSWSRIFPDGTRKSLNQKGVDYYNRLIDGLIAYNIEPMVTLYHWDLPEALQKVNGWESAEMIDIFNDYCDFCFATFGDRVKFWITINQPQTIAWSGYGLGNMPPNVKDPGYGPYIVAHNLIKAHAKAYHTYDDKYRQSQGGLISIALNADWAEPKDVSVRREVVAADRAMQFQLGWFAHPIFKNGDYPDALKWQVGNKSEIQGLPQSRLPSFTEEEKNFIKGTADVFCVNHYTTKIVSHVTARLSPASYEYDWDFKEEEENDSPTTAIPNQKVVAWGLRRLLNWIKEEYGDPEIYITENGVATEAQTTWDDSARVFFYKAYIDEALKAYKVDGVTVKGYTATSLMDSFEWLNGYNVGFGLHHVDFSNPNRSRTPKYSAHFYYNIIKDNGFPLPDDEKVLYGHFQDDFIWSTATASYQIEGGWRADGKGLSIWDKFAHTHLRISNDDNGDIACDSYNKVEEDVAILKQLKVTHYRFSISWSRVLPDGTTNYINEAGLNYYHRLVDALIAANIQPHVTLYHWDLPQALQDIGGWENDTIVTKFRDYADFIFDRLGHKVKFWITINEPYNVAMIGHGYGVGAPGISFRPGTLPYVVGHNLLKAHAEAWHIYNDKYRAKQNGIISITINSDWSEPRNPYKQEDYDAAIRAIQFYIGWFAHPVYNGDYNDIMKTVIRERSLAAGLSESRLPEFTPEEVKRIKGTYDYFGFNYYTTVLTFPVDYKNLQHYDGDKGAGSTVDLTWLDSGSGWLKVTPFGFRRILNFIKEEYGNPPIIITENGISERGTVDLNDTHRSHYYEKYINQALKAYLLDGVDIRGYTAWSLMDNFEWAKGFSERFGFFYVNHSDPNISRVAKKSVSDYSKIITCNGFPHPASGHECLNPVEGKLTPWIVNKTAAPPITDNNATVRFLGMELSVRNAETGLNVTFALLIVAMFGAVCASFCFFKSKNQICKSGKTF; from the exons ATGAAGAAGTTGTTGTGGGTCTTTTGTCTGTACGTTTTTTGTCTCCGTGGTTGTCAGAGCAGTGAGGTGAATGGAAGGGTGGACTTCATGCTTCTTGCAGGGCCTCTGACAAAGCAGGTGGTCAGAAGCTCAGACAGAAACATAAATGATGCCTTTGACTGCAGTCATCCCGTTCCTCCTGGCTCTAAGCAGTACTTTGAGTACCTGCAGAGCAGAGGGATGACCCACTTCAAAGTACCGCTGTCATGGGCTCAACTTCTTCCTACAGGCCACCCCAGCCAGCCCCAGCAGGCTGTGGTTAGATGTTACCAGACCCTGCTGAAACAGCTGCTGGAAGCAGGTCTTCAGCCTCTGGTCATCCTTCATGGATGGACAGTTCCAGAGTCTCTGCAATCAAGGTATGGAGGCTGGGAGAGCCAGGAGCTGGCACAGATGTTTCAGCAGTATGCAGAGTTTGCCTTCCAAGAGTTTGCACCACTTGCACACTCATGGTTGACACTGGATGGTGTTTGGCATGACGGGCAGCCTGCACATGCTCCCAGTTTTCTGCAGAACTTCCTTCAACTAAACAAGAACATTTACCAGATGTACCATCAGCGCTTTCCTGACAAAG GAAGACGTCTGTCAATTGGGTTGAGAGCAACAGATATGACTTCCCTCTCCCACATTAAAGATTCAACAGCA ATGGATTTCTTGTCGGTGCACATTGAATATAACTGTGTTATCTCCTCAAATTTTGAAAACGAGCTAAGGAGGATACAG ATGTCCATTGGGAACTTGCCTATCCTGCTGTACAAGATGACTGCTCATGACTGTTCCCAGAGTAATTATCAAGTTCTTGGaaattttttaaatg TCCTGATGGACAATGGCCTGAATATTATGGGATGTGACATGAAGGACGTGTTAGGCAAGCTGGACATGGAAGATGCTCTTGTCAA TTATCAGACTGTGTGGGATAAATTTAAGTCCCAGACTACAGCAGAACGAGATCTTTTCCTTCAGGAATCATTCCCCTCTGGCTTCCAGTGGGCCACCTCCAGCGTATCCTTTAAGACTGAAGGTGGCTGGTCAGAAGGTGGGAAAGGAGAGACTATTTGGGACCGGTTTGGTCATGAGGGCTTGGCCTTTGCAAATCAGACAGCTGACCTAGCTTGCGACAGTTACCGTAAGGTAGATTATGATGTCTACCTTCTGCGAGGTCTTCAGGTCGACACCTACCAGTTTTCCATCTCTTGGGCCCGTATTTTCCCCACAGGGTACCGAcagagccaatcagaaaaagGAGCTCAATACTATGACCAGCTGATAAATGCTCTCGTTGCATCTGGCATACAACCCATTGTCACTCTGTACCACTGGGATCTGCCTCAAGCACTCCAGAATTATGGTGGATGGACCAATGCCTCCATTGTAGAGGCCTTCAAAGACTATGCAGATTTCTGCTTCTCCAGGTTTGGAGACAGAGTCAAGATCTGGAACACATTCAATAGTCCCTGGGTAGTGAGCCATGCCGGGTATGGTACTGGTGTGCATGCCCCAGGAGTAAAGGACTATGTGGAATCTTCCTATCAG GTCACTCACAATATTCTCAAGTCCCATGCCGAGGCCTGGCATGTCTATAATGAcaattacagaaaaacacaaggagGAAAAGTGGGCATTGCCTTGAACTCTGACTGGGCTGAGCCCAGTGACCCTGCCAAACCTGAAGACGTAGCAGCTGCAGACCGTTACCTGCAGTTTATGCTGGGCTGGTTTGCACATCCCATATTTGTAGACGGAGATTATCCTGCAATACTCAAAGATCAGGTGGAACAGAAGAAAACAGCATGCCCTGACTCTGTACCAGCAAAGCTCCCAGTTTTCACTCCCACAGAGAGCAAGAGGATACTTGGTACTGCTGACTTTTTTGGTTTAAATCACTATACTTCTCGGCTGGTCAGCAACAGTGATGGTGGGTGCACCCCTGGTCCTGACGGTGTGGGTGACTTCCATGCAACTGTGGACCCCACATGGAGTTCCACAGCTTCTGACTGGATCTATCCTGTTCCTTGGGGACTTAGAAGGCTCCTGAACTACATTGCAACAGAATACCTGAGTGCTAACAAATTACCTGTATACATAACAGGAAATGGGATGCCAACAGATTACAGTGTTGACAGTCTCACTGACACCAGCAGAATGGACTATATGAAAAGTTACATCAATGAGGCCCTGAAAG CAACACTCACAGATGGAGTGGATGTGCAGCGATTCACAGTGCAGTCACTCATGGATGGATTTGAGGCAAACCAAGGCTACAGCCAAAGATTTGGTCTTCACTATGTCAACTTTGAAGTGGGATCCAGaccaaggaccccaaagcaatCTGCATATTTGTACGCTGAGATTATCGAGCAAAACGGTTTCAATTCACAAAAAAGTAAGAAGTTTAAAGCTGCAGAAAGGCCATTAACTCGACGTTTAGCTGCTTTACCACCCTCAGAAGTTCCATCTCAGGCAAAGGTAGTTTGGGAGAAATTCTCTTCACAGTCAAACTTTGATagaaaaatgtaccattatGGCACTTTTCCTGAGGGCTTCAGTTGGGGAATTTCTTCTTCGGCCTACCAAATTGAAGGTGGCTGGAATGCTGATGGCAAAGGTCCTAGTATATGGGATACATTCACTCAGACAACTAACACTATTCCTGATAATGCAAACGGCAATGTAGCCTGTGACAGTTACAACAGACTTAATGAAGATCTCTACATGCTGCGGGCTCTGAGGGTGAAGTCATACAGATTCTCTTTGTCCTGGTCCAGGATCTTTCCTGATGGCACACGTAAGTCCCTCAACCAGAAAGGTGTTGACTACTACAACAGACTCATTGATGGTCTTATAGCGTACAATATCGAACCCATGGTAACACTGTACCACTGGGACCTTCCTGAAGCTTTGCAAAAGGTCAATGGCTGGGAAAGTGCAGAGATGAtagacatttttaatgactaTTGCGACTTCTGCTTTGCTACATTTGGTGACAGAGTGAAATTCTGGATAACCATTAACCAGCCTCAGACAATTGCATGGTCTGGATATGGACTTGGAAATATGCCACCAAATGTTAAGGACCCAGGGTATGGACCATACATAGTTGCACACAACCTCATTAAAGCCCATGCCAAGGCCTACCATACATATGATGACAAGTATCGCCAGTCTCAGGGTGGTCTAATCTCCATAGCCCTCAATGCTGATTGGGCTGAACCTAAAGATGTCAGCGTTCGCCGTGAAGTGGTGGCTGCTGACCGGGCGATGCAGTTCCAACTGGGATGGTTTGCACATCCTATTTTTAAGAATGGTGACTATCCTGATGCACTGAAGTGGCAAGTTGGGAACAAAAGTGAAATCCAAGGTCTTCCACAGTCAAGACTTCCTTCctttactgaagaagaaaagaacttCATCAAGGGAACTGCTGACGTATTCTGTGTAAATCATTACACTACAAAGATTGTAAGCCATGTTACAGCTCGGCTTAGCCCTGCGTCTTATGAATATGACTGGGACTTcaaggaagaagaggaaaatgatTCACCAACTACAGCCATTCCTAACCAAAAAGTTGTGGCCTGGGGCTTGAGGCGACTCCTCAACTGGATAAAGGAGGAGTATGGTGATCCAGAGATTTATATTACTGAGAACGGAGTTGCTACAGAAGCACAGACAACTTGGGATGATTCTGCCAGAGTGTTTTTTTACAAGGCCTATATTGATGAGGCTCTGAAAG CCTATAAAGTTGATGGTGTGACTGTGAAAGGATACACTGCAACCTCTCTAATGGATTCTTTTGAGTGGCTTAATGGGTACAACGTTGGATTTGGCCTGCACCACGTGGACTTCAGTAACCCAAATCGGTCAAGAACACCCAAGTACTCAGCTCATTTCTATTATAACATCATAAAGGATAATGGTTTCCCATTGCCAGATGATGAGAAGGTACTTTATGGACATTTTCAAGATGATTTCATTTGGAGTACTGCCACAGCATCATACCAG ATTGAAGGAGGGTGGAGAGCTGATGGAAAAGGTCTCAGTATTTGGGACAAGTTTGCTCACACTCATCTCCGAATCTCCAATGATGACAATGGGGACATAGCTTGTGACAGTTACAATAAAGTAGAAGAGGATGTTGCCATATTAAAGCAACTCAAGGTGACCCATTATCGATTCTCCATATCATGGTCAAGGGTCCTTCCTGATGGTACCACCAACTACATTAATGAGGCTGGACTCAATTACTACCACAGACTGGTGGATGCACTGATTGCTGCAAACATTCAGCCTCAT GTCACTCTGTACCACTGGGACCTTCCACAAGCCCTGCAGGATATTGGGGGATGGGAAAATGACACTATTGTTACCAAATTCAGAGATTATGCTGACTTCATCTTTGACAGACTTGGCCACAAAGTGAAATTTTGGATAACTATTAACGAACCCTACAATGTAGCCATGATAGGACATGGTTATGGAGTAGGTGCCCCAG GGATCAGTTTCCGACCAGGTACTCTGCCCTACGTTGTTGGTCACAACCTGCTTAAAGCTCATGCTGAGGCCTGGCATATTTACAATGACAAGTACAGGGCCAAACAGAATGGAATTATCTCCATCACAATTAACTCTGACTGGTCTGAACCCAGAAATCCTTATAAGCAGGAGGACTATGATGCTGCAATACGCGCCATTCAG TTCTACATTGGCTGGTTTGCCCATCCTGTATATAATGGCGACTACAATGACATAATGAAGACAGTCATTCGTGAGCGAAGCCTTGCTGCTGGTCTGTCAGAATCTAG GCTGCCTGAGTTCACTCCGGAGGAGGTTAAAAGAATTAAAGGCACTTATGATTATTTTGGGTTCAACTATTACACCACTGTCCTAACATTCCCTGTGGACTATAAGAACCTTCAGCACTATGATGGAGACAA GGGTGCAGGGTCAACTGTTGATCTCACCTGGCTGGATTCAGGTTCAGGCTGGCTGAAAGTCACACCATTTGGATTCCGCAGAATACTTAATTTTATCAAGGAGGAATATGGAAATCCACCAATTATTATCACTGAGAATGGCATCTCAGAGCGGGGCACTGTTGATCTAAATGATACTCACAGGAGCCACTACTACGAAAAATACATCAACCAGGCGTTAAAAG CTTACTTACTAGATGGTGTAGACATCCGTGGCTACACAGCTTGGTCACTGATGGACAACTTTGAGTGGGCTAAAGGCTTTTCAGAgagatttgggtttttttacgtGAATCATTCAGACCCTAATATTTCTCGAGTAGCTAAGAAATCTGTTTCCGACTACTCTAAAATCATAACCTGCAATGGATTCCCTCACCCTGCGTCAGGACATGAGTGCTTGAATCCTGTGGAAGGTAAATTGACACCATGGATTGTAAATA AAACAGCTGCACCACCAATCACTGACAACAATGCCACTGTGAGGTTCCTTGGTATGGAGCTCTCTGTCCGCAATGCTGAGACCGGACTTAATGTCACATTTGCTCTTCTGATTGTTGCAATGTTTGGAGCTGTTTGTGCATCATTTTGCTTCTTTAAGTCAAAAAATCAGATTTGTAAAAGTGGAAAAACATTCTAA